The DNA region ACGTTCCGGAACCGGCCCGCCTCGGGCATTTCGTTAAGGCGGAGATTGTTGTTCTGAAAGATGTAGCCGCGCTCGGAGATATTGGTGACGAACGCGTCGAGCCGGCCCCGATCGTACGCATCGCCCAGCGCTACCGACATGCCGCTCTTGGACTCGCTCTCGAGACCGGCGGTGGTGAGAACGAATCGCCGTCCGCCGTCGTTCAGATACAGCTCCTCCGGACCATAATCGTTGGCTAGATAGATGTCCGGCCATCGGTCGCCGTTGAAGTCGGCCGACGCCGCCGCCAGCGTCCAACGCGTGCTGCCGACGCCCATCTCGTCGGTCACGTCCTCGAATTTGCCGCCACTCAGATTGCGAAACAGCAGATTCTTCCCGCCGTTGGTAGCGAACTCGAAGCTGTTGTGCATGATCTTCGTCGTCGCCAGGTGCCACAGATCGACGTCGCGGAAATACGCCGTGACGTACAGATCGAGCAGGCCGTCGCGATCGTAATCAAGCCAGATCGCGCCGTTGCTGTTCACCCAGCGACGCAGACCGGCCCGGGCGGTGATGTCCTCGAAGCGGCGGCCATCGATGTTTCGGAACAGCGCCAGGTAACCGTAGCGGTATACCAGCAGGTCCTCGTGGCCGTCATTGTCGATGTCGCCCCACACGGCGCCCATCGACACTCCATCCCCCGGCCGGTTGAGATCCGCCACCCTCGCGCTTGCGGCGACGTCCTCGAACGTGCCGTCCCCGCGGTTGCGGTAGAGCGAGCTCGGCTCGCCAAAGCGGCTGTTGGTGAAGTACAGATCGGGCCATCCGTCGCTATCGAAATCGGCGACGGACACGGAGGCTCCCAACGCCGCGACGTGCGGCTCGATGCTCGCAATCTTTGGATCGAAGGTCGGCCGGCGATGCACGAAGGCGATGCCGGCCGCCGCGGTCTCGTCACGCAGCAGGAAGCCGGGGTGCGCCGCGTCCGCCGCGGCCTGATTTGGCCCGCGATCGAGTCGCATCGCGAGCAGCAGGGCACCCAGAAAGGGTACGGCCATGATGGCGCGCCGAACGGCCGGGCGGGGTCGGTGCAGCACGGGGCAGAGTATAGCCTCAATACCTCATCGCCGCGACAAACTCCTCTTCCCGTGCGCGTGTTCGAGTCCCCGAGGCGGCAACGGCTACCTTTGCCGACACGCGGTAGGCGTTTCCCCGACAGCTTTTCCGGCCCGCGACCGCGAACGTAGGCTCCAGAATGACCGCCTCCCGACACGCTACATCCAGAGCTGACGAATGGCGGCAACGCCTGCTGTACTGTGTGGGGGGACTGCTCCTCTTCGAGACGCTGACCGGCCTCGGCATCTATCTACTGCCGTTCAGTGTGCCCAACCAGTGGATGGTGGTATTTCACACGCTGGCCGGGTTGGCCTTCGTGATCCCCTTCGCCTGGTACCAGGTGCGCCACTGGAAGCTGTATCGG from Gemmatimonadaceae bacterium includes:
- a CDS encoding CRTAC1 family protein codes for the protein MAVPFLGALLLAMRLDRGPNQAAADAAHPGFLLRDETAAAGIAFVHRRPTFDPKIASIEPHVAALGASVSVADFDSDGWPDLYFTNSRFGEPSSLYRNRGDGTFEDVAASARVADLNRPGDGVSMGAVWGDIDNDGHEDLLVYRYGYLALFRNIDGRRFEDITARAGLRRWVNSNGAIWLDYDRDGLLDLYVTAYFRDVDLWHLATTKIMHNSFEFATNGGKNLLFRNLSGGKFEDVTDEMGVGSTRWTLAAASADFNGDRWPDIYLANDYGPEELYLNDGGRRFVLTTAGLESESKSGMSVALGDAYDRGRLDAFVTNISERGYIFQNNNLRLNEMPEAGRFRNVAEGQIADAGWAWGAQFGDLNNDGANELFVANGFISANPQKSYWYSMSKIAGANARFFEDAATWPPFGNASLSGYERSRVYLNRGVVGWLDVAEKVGVADVYDGRAVALADLSNRGAVDVIVANQNQPAALYRNYPDSANHWIAFKLVGTRSNRSAIGAEVVLESGDFIQRRIVDGGSGFASQNDRRLHFGLGTREWVDRVVIHWPSGAQQVLRHPAIDRFLTVTEPRS